One window of the Lacerta agilis isolate rLacAgi1 chromosome 17, rLacAgi1.pri, whole genome shotgun sequence genome contains the following:
- the HJV gene encoding hemojuvelin translates to MGRLACSMRPGHSANAGFIIKALLLLLLCRHAYSHCKILRCNSEYVASTLNLRGPNKHASYCNTLRSYSRCTRKTARTCRGDLAYHSAVHGIEDLMIQNKCSKEGPTSPRRPPAPPPGHQGLEPPEICDYEKSFSRKHNRAPTYQHCATFGDPHVRTFSDEFHTCKVEGSWPLLDNNYLFAQATSYPVLKGSNATATSKLTIIFKNMKECIDQKVYQAEIDNLPAAFEDGSTNGGDKPGGKSLSIHERTPGQHVEILATYIGTTIAVRQAGRQLSFSIRAAEDVVRSFTEEQDLQLCVGGCPPSQRISQTECCCSNGAIPAQEAQLLCKEKLPVEDVYFQSCVFDVVTSGDVNFTLAAHAALEDAKVFHPDAKKHHLFQSDAACLSRGSAFLLTSTLVLSALHLHF, encoded by the exons ATGGGGAGACTCGCCTGCTCCATGAGGCCGGGACACTCGGCGAATGCTGGTTTCATCATTAAAgcgctcctccttctcctgctttgTAGACATG CTTATTCCCACTGCAAGATCTTGCGCTGCAACTCTGAGTACGTGGCCTCCACGCTCAACTTGCGTGGCCCCAACAAGCACGCCAGCTACTGCAACACCCTGCGCTCCTACTCCCGCTGCACGCGCAAGACAGCCCGCACGTGCCGCGGGGACCTCGCCTACCACTCTGCCGTCCACGGCATCGAGGACCTCATGATCCAGAACAAGTGCTCCAAGGAGGGCCCCACTTCGCCGCGGCGGCCCCCCGCGCCGCCCCCTGGCCACCAGGGTTTGGAACCCCCCGAGATCTGCGATTATGAGAAGAGCTTTTCCCGGAAGCACAACAGAGCCCCCACTTACCAGCACTGTGCCACGTTCGGGGACCCCCACGTACGGACCTTCAGTGACGAGTTCCACACGTGCAAAGTGGAAGGTTCCTGGCCGCTCCTGGACAACAACTATTTGTTCGCTCAAGCGACGAGCTACCCCGTCTTGAAAGGATCAAACGCGACAGCTACTAGCAAG CTCACCATCATATTCAAGAACATGAAGGAGTGCATAGACCAGAAAGTCTACCAGGCGGAGATCGACAACCTGCCGGCGGCTTTCGAGGACGGATCCACGAACGGGGGCGACAAGCCCGGAGGGAAAAGCTTGAGCATCCACGAGCGCACACCCGGGCAGCACGTGGAGATCCTCGCCACGTACATCGGCACCACCATTGCCGTGCGCCAGGCAGGGAGGCAGCTCTCTTTCTCCATCCGGGCGGCCGAGGACGTGGTGCGCTCCTTTACGGAGGAGCAGGACCTCCAGCTGTGCGTGGGAGGCTGCCCGCCCAGCCAGCGCATCTCCCAGACCGAGTGCTGCTGCAGCAACGGGGCCATCCCTGCGCAGGAGGCCCAGCTCCTGTGCAAGGAGAAGCTGCCGGTGGAGGACGTCTACTTCCAGTCGTGCGTCTTCGACGTGGTGACATCGGGAGACGTCAACTTTACGCTGGCTGCGCACGCTGCCTTGGAGGATGCCAAAGTCTTCCACCCGGACGCCAAGAAGCACCACCTCTTCCAAAGCGATGCAGCTTGCCTGTCCAGGGGCTCGGCCTTCCTCCTCACCAGCACGCTGGTCCTTTCAGCATTGCATCTACACTTCTGA